One genomic region from Pseudomonas hormoni encodes:
- the ftsY gene encoding signal recognition particle-docking protein FtsY — protein MFGSNDDKKAPAAAGEKKSLFGWLRKKPQETVVEQPQPIPELPPAPVIDESPAPVVLPITEPVLQPVVEAQTEVVAEQPLTPAAEPWLTLPVAEEPVALVEDELAPHITPPIPAPTAFAPEPIQASVAEPVVEPIVEPVVVAEPAPVVPEPVIPAFVAPAASVVQAPEPAPVVAPVAAAPVVPVETPAEPARTEETKAGFFARLKQGLSKTSASIGEGMASLFLGKKIIDDELLEDIETRLLTADVGVEATSVIIQRLTQKVARKELADADALYKSLQGELAAMLKPVEQPLKITSQNKPFVILVVGVNGAGKTTTIGKLAKKLQLEGKKVMLAAGDTFRAAAVEQLQVWGERNKIPVIAQHTGADSASVIFDAVQAAKARGIDVLIADTAGRLHTKDNLMEELKKVRRVISKLDADAPHEVLLVLDAGTGQNAINQAKQFNQTVELTGLALTKLDGTAKGGVIFALAKQFGLPIRYIGVGEGIDDLRTFEAEPFVQALFAERERS, from the coding sequence ATGTTTGGTTCCAACGACGACAAGAAAGCCCCAGCTGCGGCTGGCGAGAAGAAAAGCCTGTTCGGATGGCTGCGCAAAAAGCCGCAGGAAACCGTCGTCGAACAGCCACAGCCCATTCCTGAGCTACCCCCTGCACCGGTAATAGATGAATCGCCGGCGCCGGTTGTCCTGCCGATCACCGAGCCGGTGCTGCAACCGGTGGTTGAGGCGCAAACCGAAGTCGTGGCCGAACAGCCGCTGACACCAGCCGCCGAGCCGTGGCTGACATTGCCGGTGGCGGAAGAGCCGGTGGCTTTGGTCGAAGACGAATTGGCGCCGCACATTACGCCGCCGATTCCAGCGCCGACTGCGTTCGCGCCTGAGCCGATTCAGGCATCGGTGGCGGAACCGGTTGTTGAGCCGATTGTTGAACCGGTTGTTGTGGCCGAGCCTGCGCCGGTTGTTCCAGAGCCTGTGATTCCTGCATTCGTCGCTCCGGCCGCTTCTGTTGTTCAAGCGCCAGAGCCTGCGCCGGTCGTCGCTCCCGTTGCCGCCGCGCCCGTCGTGCCGGTCGAAACACCCGCCGAGCCTGCGCGTACCGAAGAAACCAAGGCCGGTTTCTTCGCCCGCCTCAAGCAAGGCCTGTCCAAGACCAGCGCCAGCATCGGCGAAGGCATGGCCAGCCTGTTCCTCGGCAAGAAGATCATTGATGACGAGCTGCTTGAAGACATCGAAACCCGTTTGCTGACGGCCGACGTTGGCGTCGAAGCGACTTCGGTGATCATCCAGCGCCTGACCCAAAAGGTTGCGCGTAAAGAGCTGGCCGACGCCGATGCGCTGTACAAATCCCTGCAAGGTGAACTAGCGGCGATGCTCAAACCGGTCGAGCAGCCACTGAAAATCACCTCGCAGAACAAGCCGTTCGTGATTCTGGTCGTCGGCGTCAACGGCGCCGGCAAGACCACCACCATCGGCAAACTGGCGAAGAAACTGCAACTCGAAGGCAAAAAAGTCATGCTCGCGGCGGGCGATACCTTCCGTGCCGCGGCGGTCGAGCAATTGCAGGTCTGGGGCGAGCGCAACAAGATTCCGGTGATCGCCCAGCACACTGGCGCCGACTCGGCTTCGGTGATCTTTGATGCGGTGCAGGCCGCCAAGGCCCGCGGCATCGACGTGTTGATCGCCGACACTGCCGGTCGTCTGCACACCAAAGACAACCTGATGGAAGAGTTGAAGAAGGTTCGCCGGGTGATCAGCAAGCTCGACGCCGATGCACCGCACGAAGTGCTGCTGGTGCTCGATGCCGGCACCGGTCAGAACGCGATCAACCAGGCCAAGCAATTCAACCAGACCGTTGAACTGACGGGCCTGGCGCTGACCAAGCTCGATGGCACCGCCAAGGGCGGGGTGATTTTCGCCCTGGCCAAGCAGTTTGGCCTGCCGATTCGCTACATCGGCGTCGGTGAAGGCATCGATGACTTGCGTACTTTTGAAGCAGAACCCTTTGTCCAGGCACTGTTTGCCGAGCGGGAGCGTTCATGA
- the rpoH gene encoding RNA polymerase sigma factor RpoH, producing the protein MTNSLQPAYALVPGANLEAYVHTVNSIPLLTPEQERELAESLYYEQDLGAARQMVLAHLRFVVHIARSYSGYGLAQADLIQEGNVGLMKAVKRFNPEMGVRLVSFAVHWIKAEIHEFILRNWRIVKVATTKAQRKLFFNLRSQKKRLAWLNNEEVHRVAESLGVEPREVREMESRLTGHDMAFDPAAEADDDSAFQSPANYLEDHRYDPARQLEDADWSDNSNHNLHEALEVLDDRSRDILYQRWLAEEKATLHDLAQKYNVSAERIRQLEKSAMNKLKLSIAA; encoded by the coding sequence ATGACCAATTCTTTGCAACCTGCATATGCTCTGGTCCCGGGTGCGAACCTGGAGGCCTATGTGCACACCGTGAACAGCATTCCTTTGCTGACGCCGGAGCAGGAGCGTGAACTGGCCGAGAGTCTCTATTATGAGCAGGATTTGGGGGCGGCTCGGCAGATGGTGCTCGCCCACCTGCGTTTTGTCGTACATATCGCCCGTAGCTATTCCGGCTACGGTCTGGCTCAGGCTGACCTGATCCAGGAAGGCAACGTCGGCCTGATGAAGGCCGTGAAGCGCTTCAACCCGGAAATGGGTGTGCGTCTGGTTTCGTTCGCCGTGCACTGGATCAAGGCGGAAATCCACGAGTTCATCCTGCGCAACTGGCGCATCGTGAAAGTCGCGACCACCAAGGCCCAGCGCAAGCTGTTCTTCAACCTGCGCAGCCAGAAGAAGCGTCTGGCGTGGCTGAATAACGAGGAAGTCCACCGTGTGGCGGAAAGCCTCGGCGTAGAGCCGCGGGAAGTGCGCGAAATGGAAAGTCGCCTGACCGGCCATGACATGGCTTTCGACCCGGCCGCAGAAGCGGACGATGACAGTGCTTTCCAGTCGCCGGCCAACTATCTGGAAGACCACCGGTATGACCCGGCCCGTCAACTGGAAGATGCCGACTGGAGCGACAACTCCAATCACAACCTGCACGAAGCGCTGGAAGTGCTGGACGACCGCAGCCGCGACATCCTCTATCAGCGCTGGTTGGCTGAAGAGAAAGCCACGCTGCACGACCTGGCGCAGAAGTACAACGTGTCGGCCGAGCGTATTCGTCAGCTTGAAAAGAGCGCGATGAACAAGCTCAAGTTGTCGATCGCCGCTTAA
- a CDS encoding M16 family metallopeptidase has protein sequence MNALARRAAGLLLSTVCLPLSALAADPQPTHEFTLDNGLKVVVREDHRAPVVVSQVWYKVGSSYETPGQTGLSHALEHMMFKGSEKVGPGEASLILRDLGAEENAFTSDDFTAYYQVLARDRLGVAFELEADRMASLRLPADEFAREIEVIKEERRLRTDDKPMSKAYERYKAMAYPASGYHTPTIGWMADLDRMKVEELRHWYQSWYVPNNATLVVVGDVTPEEVKTLAQRYFGPIAKRDVPPAKIPMELAEPGERQITLHVQTQLPSLMLGFNVPSIATAEDKRSVHALRLISALLDGGYSGRIPTQLERGEELVSGGSSSYDAYTRGDSLFTLSATPNTQKNKTMAQAEAGLWKLLEQLKTTAPSAEELERVRAQVIAGLVYERDSITSQATAIGQLETVGLSWKLMDTELAELESVTPEDIQKAAKLYFTRERLSVAHVLPLETTHE, from the coding sequence ATGAATGCTCTAGCCCGCCGCGCTGCAGGCCTGCTGCTCAGCACAGTTTGTCTGCCCCTTTCAGCCCTCGCTGCCGACCCGCAACCCACCCACGAATTCACCCTCGACAATGGCCTGAAGGTCGTCGTGCGTGAAGACCATCGTGCGCCGGTGGTGGTTTCCCAGGTCTGGTACAAGGTCGGTTCCAGCTACGAGACACCGGGGCAGACCGGTTTGTCCCACGCCCTGGAACACATGATGTTCAAGGGCAGCGAGAAAGTCGGCCCCGGTGAGGCCTCGCTGATCCTGCGCGACCTCGGCGCGGAAGAGAACGCGTTCACCAGCGACGACTTCACTGCCTACTATCAAGTGCTGGCCCGCGACCGTCTGGGCGTGGCCTTCGAGCTCGAAGCGGACCGCATGGCCAGCCTGCGCCTGCCGGCCGACGAATTCGCTCGCGAGATCGAGGTTATTAAAGAAGAACGCCGCTTGCGCACTGACGACAAGCCGATGTCCAAGGCCTACGAACGCTACAAGGCGATGGCCTACCCGGCCAGTGGCTATCACACGCCGACCATCGGCTGGATGGCGGACCTGGACCGCATGAAAGTCGAAGAGCTGCGCCACTGGTACCAATCCTGGTACGTGCCGAACAACGCCACGCTGGTGGTCGTCGGCGACGTGACTCCGGAAGAAGTGAAAACCCTGGCCCAGCGCTACTTCGGTCCGATCGCCAAGCGTGATGTGCCGCCGGCGAAAATCCCGATGGAACTGGCCGAACCCGGCGAGAGGCAGATCACGCTGCACGTGCAGACGCAATTGCCAAGCCTGATGCTGGGCTTCAACGTACCGAGCATCGCGACCGCCGAAGACAAGCGCTCGGTCCACGCTCTGCGGCTGATCTCGGCCCTGCTCGACGGCGGCTACAGTGGACGCATCCCGACACAGCTGGAGCGCGGTGAAGAACTGGTGTCCGGCGGTTCGTCGAGCTACGACGCCTACACCCGCGGCGATAGTCTGTTTACCCTGTCGGCTACGCCCAACACCCAGAAAAACAAAACCATGGCCCAGGCCGAAGCCGGGTTGTGGAAGCTGCTCGAACAGCTGAAAACCACCGCGCCATCGGCTGAAGAGCTGGAGCGCGTGCGGGCCCAGGTGATTGCCGGCCTGGTTTACGAGCGTGATTCGATCACCAGCCAGGCGACCGCCATCGGCCAACTGGAAACCGTCGGCCTGTCGTGGAAACTGATGGACACCGAACTGGCCGAACTGGAAAGCGTCACGCCAGAAGACATCCAGAAAGCCGCCAAGCTGTATTTCACCCGCGAACGTCTCAGCGTCGCCCATGTCCTGCCACTGGAGACGACTCATGAGTGA
- the mtgA gene encoding monofunctional biosynthetic peptidoglycan transglycosylase, translated as MLRLFLRRFTKALLWFAGGSVLLVLIFRVVPPPGTALMVERKIESWFDGEPIDLQRTWKPWDEISDDLKVAVIAGEDQKFPEHWGFDLGAIRAALAHNELGGSVRGASTLSQQVSKNLFLWSGRSWLRKGLEAWFTGLIEVLWPKQRILEVYLNSVEWDDGVFGAEAAARHHFGVGARSLSRQQASLLAAVLPNPRVWSASHPTNYVARRAGWIRQQMSQLGGDSYLVGLNDSRRAPWAQ; from the coding sequence ATGCTGCGTTTATTTTTGCGACGATTCACGAAAGCCCTGCTCTGGTTCGCGGGTGGCAGCGTATTGCTGGTGCTGATTTTTCGCGTGGTACCGCCACCGGGCACGGCGCTGATGGTCGAGCGCAAGATCGAATCCTGGTTCGACGGCGAGCCGATTGACCTGCAACGCACCTGGAAACCCTGGGATGAAATTTCTGACGACCTTAAAGTCGCAGTGATTGCCGGCGAAGATCAGAAATTCCCGGAGCATTGGGGTTTTGACCTGGGCGCGATCCGGGCCGCACTGGCCCACAACGAGCTGGGCGGCTCGGTGCGCGGCGCCAGTACATTGAGCCAGCAAGTCTCGAAAAACCTGTTTCTGTGGTCTGGGCGCAGCTGGTTGCGCAAAGGGCTGGAAGCCTGGTTTACCGGGTTGATCGAGGTGCTCTGGCCCAAGCAGCGGATTCTTGAGGTTTACTTGAACAGCGTCGAGTGGGATGACGGCGTGTTTGGAGCGGAAGCGGCGGCCAGGCATCACTTTGGGGTTGGCGCTCGTTCTTTGTCGCGCCAGCAAGCGAGTTTGCTCGCTGCCGTTCTACCCAATCCACGAGTGTGGAGTGCAAGTCATCCGACCAACTATGTCGCTCGGCGGGCAGGCTGGATTCGGCAGCAGATGAGCCAGTTGGGGGGCGACAGCTATCTGGTTGGCCTCAACGATTCACGCCGGGCACCTTGGGCTCAATGA
- the ftsE gene encoding cell division ATP-binding protein FtsE, with protein sequence MIRFEQVGKRYPNGHVGLHELSFRVRRGEFLFVTGHSGAGKSTLLRLLLAMERPTTGKLLLAGQDLGTISNAQIPYLRRQIGVVFQNHQLLFDRTVFNNVALPLQILGLSKAEIAKRVDSALERVALSDKTDLYPGDLSTGQQQRVGIARAIVHRPALLLADEPTGNLDPRLAAEIMGVFEDINRLGTSVLIASHDLALIARMRHRMLTLQRGRLIGDGEAGE encoded by the coding sequence ATGATTCGTTTCGAACAGGTCGGTAAACGCTACCCGAACGGTCACGTCGGCTTGCATGAGCTGAGCTTTAGAGTCCGTCGGGGCGAGTTCTTGTTTGTGACCGGCCACTCCGGCGCCGGTAAAAGCACTTTATTGCGGCTGCTGCTGGCAATGGAGCGTCCGACCACCGGAAAATTGCTGCTGGCTGGCCAGGACCTCGGCACCATCAGCAATGCGCAGATCCCTTATCTGCGTCGGCAGATTGGCGTGGTGTTCCAGAATCATCAGTTGCTGTTCGACCGCACCGTGTTCAACAACGTCGCGCTGCCGTTGCAGATTCTTGGTTTGTCCAAGGCCGAAATCGCCAAGCGTGTGGATTCGGCATTGGAACGCGTGGCGCTGTCGGATAAAACTGATCTGTACCCCGGCGACCTGTCCACCGGCCAGCAACAGCGCGTCGGCATCGCCCGCGCCATCGTTCACCGCCCGGCATTGCTGCTGGCGGATGAGCCGACCGGTAACCTCGACCCGCGTCTGGCGGCCGAGATCATGGGCGTGTTCGAGGACATCAACCGCTTGGGCACCAGCGTGCTGATCGCCAGTCACGACCTGGCGCTGATCGCGCGCATGCGTCATCGCATGCTGACCCTGCAACGCGGCCGACTGATCGGCGACGGGGAGGCAGGCGAATGA